From the Streptococcus sp. 29887 genome, one window contains:
- the cas1 gene encoding CRISPR-associated endonuclease Cas1 — translation MSDLYIQKSDFRLSLFQEKVIVRDSDSCIVKEVGLSKLSNVLIFGDSQLSTQLVKRLMKEGIGLYYFSRVGKFLGGFDCFRQDDFEKQRQQLLACQNMDFCLDLAKMVISKKMSLQVDLLRAYDRFELLMEEDYQRLEEQLHSVGMARSIQELMGFEGRMAKSYFYYLGLLVPREFKFHGRSKRPAKDYFNALLNYGYSILYSNFCGYIRKSGLNPGYGFMHRCRGHHAALASDLMEPWRVLMVDDTVMKLVLAEELRADHFEVDDKRGFILSTEGQRIYLTALRKRFLEIHEYVELDKKRYTFPYMVEKQLLSLLDCFRQGDAQSFLNIAGEAEDDTLL, via the coding sequence AAAATCAGACTTTCGTCTGTCACTGTTTCAAGAAAAGGTGATTGTTCGCGATAGTGATTCCTGTATTGTAAAGGAGGTAGGTTTGTCTAAACTTAGTAATGTCTTGATATTTGGGGATTCGCAGTTGTCTACTCAACTGGTTAAACGGTTGATGAAAGAAGGGATTGGGCTTTATTATTTTTCTAGGGTTGGAAAATTTTTAGGAGGGTTTGATTGTTTTCGTCAGGATGATTTTGAAAAACAAAGGCAACAGTTGCTGGCTTGCCAAAATATGGATTTTTGTTTGGACTTGGCTAAGATGGTCATTTCTAAAAAAATGTCGTTGCAGGTAGACTTGCTCAGAGCTTATGATCGCTTTGAGTTATTAATGGAGGAAGATTATCAACGGCTGGAGGAACAGCTGCATTCAGTCGGTATGGCAAGGTCCATTCAGGAGTTGATGGGGTTCGAGGGTCGGATGGCTAAGTCATATTTTTATTACTTGGGTTTATTGGTTCCGAGGGAGTTTAAATTCCATGGTCGATCCAAGCGTCCTGCCAAGGATTATTTTAATGCCTTGCTTAATTATGGTTACAGTATCTTGTACAGTAATTTTTGTGGCTATATTCGTAAGAGTGGTCTGAATCCTGGCTATGGTTTTATGCATAGGTGTCGGGGGCATCACGCTGCTCTTGCTAGTGATTTGATGGAGCCTTGGCGGGTCTTGATGGTGGATGATACGGTCATGAAACTTGTTTTGGCGGAGGAATTGAGGGCGGATCATTTTGAGGTAGATGACAAGAGAGGGTTTATCCTAAGCACGGAGGGGCAACGAATTTACCTGACGGCTTTGCGGAAACGGTTTTTGGAAATTCATGAATATGTGGAGTTGGACAAGAAACGGTATACCTTTCCGTACATGGTAGAGAAGCAGCTGTTGAGTTTATTAGATTGTTTTCGGCAGGGAGATGCCCAGTCATTTTTGAATATTGCAGGGGAGGCTGAGGATGACACGCTACTTTAA
- the cas2 gene encoding CRISPR-associated endonuclease Cas2: protein MTRYFNLGKGDVAFAKHKSVFCLVIYDIVSNKRRVKLAHLLSGYGIRVQRSSFELMIMEGEYKSLLQDLRDFYEESEGDSILVYRCKQEDVQFFSPYQTASLEQDCIFL, encoded by the coding sequence ATGACACGCTACTTTAATCTAGGTAAGGGAGATGTTGCTTTTGCGAAACATAAATCGGTCTTTTGTCTGGTCATTTATGACATTGTTAGTAATAAACGACGGGTCAAATTGGCTCACTTGCTTTCTGGCTATGGTATTCGGGTGCAACGGTCCAGTTTTGAACTTATGATAATGGAAGGGGAGTACAAGAGCTTGCTTCAAGACCTCCGGGATTTTTACGAGGAATCAGAGGGGGATAGTATCTTGGTCTATCGCTGTAAGCAGGAGGATGTGCAGTTTTTCTCTCCTTATCAGACGGCTAGTCTGGAGCAAGATTGTATCTTTTTATAA
- the cas6 gene encoding CRISPR-associated endoribonuclease Cas6 — translation MKKIKIYLARQEMTSNELASKLHGFLMEMIDPAYASYLHNLETNPYATRVERSSTHHIWLVSLLTNEAVEQLAPLLLSLETIQLRGSQQEIVVQKLEVENCSDQELLTIFNSSCQETQFRIHFLTPTGFKSQGDYVMFPNPRLIFQSLMQKHTRLTGGDEIDEDLLEYLCQHAKITSYQLSSHYYTIHKQKIPAFVGSVNVTIKGAETLRSYVKMLLTFGEYSGIGIKTSLGMGGIRFETRKK, via the coding sequence ATGAAAAAGATAAAGATTTACCTTGCTAGACAGGAAATGACATCAAATGAATTAGCAAGTAAGTTACATGGCTTTCTAATGGAAATGATAGATCCTGCCTATGCCAGCTATCTCCATAATCTGGAGACCAATCCCTACGCCACTCGTGTGGAAAGGTCCAGTACCCACCACATATGGCTTGTCAGTCTCTTAACAAATGAGGCAGTTGAACAACTAGCCCCGCTCCTCTTATCTTTGGAGACTATTCAGCTAAGAGGAAGTCAGCAGGAAATAGTCGTCCAAAAGTTAGAAGTGGAAAATTGTTCGGATCAGGAACTGTTGACGATTTTCAACAGTTCTTGTCAGGAAACTCAATTTCGTATTCACTTTCTTACACCGACAGGTTTTAAAAGTCAGGGAGACTATGTCATGTTTCCAAATCCAAGACTGATTTTTCAAAGTCTCATGCAAAAGCATACCCGACTAACAGGTGGTGATGAAATTGACGAAGACTTGTTAGAATACTTGTGTCAGCATGCCAAGATTACTAGTTATCAACTAAGCAGCCACTATTACACAATCCACAAGCAGAAAATACCGGCTTTCGTTGGCTCGGTAAATGTGACCATTAAGGGGGCAGAGACCCTGAGATCCTATGTCAAGATGTTGCTGACTTTTGGAGAATATTCAGGTATAGGAATAAAAACTAGTCTAGGAATGGGAGGTATCCGATTTGAAACAAGAAAAAAGTGA
- the cas10 gene encoding type III-A CRISPR-associated protein Cas10/Csm1 produces the protein MKQEKSDIFYGALLHDIGKVVQRATGERAKHALVGTDWLKNFTDNATILAHVKNHMASHQDSLPEDHTAYITYIADNIASGVDRRKSCEETEIAGQIWDHYTNQADIFNVFGAEPSQRYFQPVELDVQKKPNLASRENSHFTKGEYSRILQRITEAFRVMDYTPAYHSSFLNLLEATLSYVPSSTNTKEIADISLFEHSKLTAGFALAIYDYLKDQGRTQFSKELFRGATDFYKEEAFLLASFDLSGIQDFIYNIATSGAAKQLKARSFYLDFMGEHLVDSLLDRLELNRANLLYIGGGHAYLLLANTASTRQILEEFEKEMNAFLLANVQTRLYVAFGWSAFAARDIMVDSQSAETYRQIYQKVSQQISAKKLRRYNWKTLMVLNRGGKKAGRECVICHAIDSLEEKHGKLLCGLCSGLHDFSKKIQFKHYLVSGHPSLLPVGPDAYLHALDSDGVKKKPEGRIYSKNDFFTGEQQATHIYVGDYQAAEIYDYAQLSTEVINSRGERSGIKRLAVVRLDVDDLGAAFMAGYSVQGNGSYNTFSRTASFSRSMSQFFKVYINQFASGKSISIIYSGGDDVFAIGTWQDIITFTIELRQQFINWTNGKLTLSAGIGLFTDKTPISLMARETGYLEEAAKSNDKDSISLFAEEFTFKFDDFIQRVYGNYLTKVRTFFNTMDDYGKSFLYRLIELLRSTDRLDIARAAYYLTRLEEKAKGENEELFKEFKVFFMNVAMSNQAAKKELEMALTLYVYEIRKDS, from the coding sequence TTGAAACAAGAAAAAAGTGATATATTTTACGGGGCCTTATTGCACGATATTGGCAAGGTAGTCCAACGCGCCACTGGCGAGAGAGCCAAGCACGCCCTGGTTGGAACAGACTGGCTCAAGAATTTTACGGATAATGCGACAATTTTAGCCCATGTCAAAAACCACATGGCTAGCCACCAAGATTCCTTGCCAGAAGATCACACGGCCTATATCACCTACATAGCCGACAACATCGCTTCGGGAGTAGATAGAAGAAAGAGTTGTGAAGAAACAGAGATAGCTGGCCAAATATGGGATCATTACACCAATCAAGCAGATATTTTCAATGTTTTTGGTGCAGAGCCTAGTCAACGCTACTTTCAACCAGTGGAGTTAGATGTCCAGAAGAAGCCAAATCTTGCTAGTCGAGAAAACAGTCATTTTACCAAGGGAGAATACAGTCGTATCCTTCAACGGATTACCGAGGCCTTTCGTGTCATGGACTACACACCTGCCTATCATTCCTCTTTTCTAAACTTGCTTGAGGCCACCCTGTCCTATGTTCCTTCATCAACCAATACCAAGGAGATTGCGGATATATCCTTATTTGAACACAGCAAGCTAACAGCAGGTTTTGCCTTGGCTATCTATGACTATCTAAAAGATCAAGGGAGAACACAATTTTCCAAGGAGCTTTTCAGAGGAGCAACGGATTTTTACAAAGAAGAGGCATTTTTGCTGGCGAGCTTTGATCTATCAGGGATTCAAGATTTTATATACAATATTGCGACATCTGGTGCAGCCAAGCAACTTAAGGCTCGTAGTTTCTATTTGGATTTTATGGGCGAACATCTTGTGGATAGCTTGCTGGATCGATTGGAATTAAACCGTGCCAATCTTCTTTATATTGGTGGTGGGCATGCCTATCTTTTATTGGCAAATACAGCTTCTACCCGACAAATATTAGAAGAATTTGAAAAGGAGATGAATGCCTTTCTTTTGGCAAATGTTCAAACACGCTTATATGTAGCCTTTGGTTGGTCAGCGTTTGCTGCTCGGGATATTATGGTAGATAGCCAGTCAGCTGAGACCTATCGTCAAATTTATCAAAAAGTTAGCCAGCAGATTTCTGCCAAGAAACTCCGTCGTTACAATTGGAAAACCTTGATGGTTCTCAATCGCGGTGGAAAGAAGGCTGGGAGAGAATGTGTGATTTGCCATGCTATTGATTCTCTAGAAGAGAAACATGGAAAGCTATTATGCGGTCTCTGTTCAGGTTTGCACGATTTTTCAAAGAAAATCCAATTCAAACATTATCTTGTATCAGGACATCCAAGCTTACTGCCAGTTGGACCAGACGCCTATCTCCATGCCCTAGATAGTGATGGGGTGAAGAAAAAGCCAGAGGGAAGAATTTATAGTAAAAATGACTTCTTTACTGGTGAGCAACAGGCCACTCATATCTATGTTGGGGATTACCAGGCAGCAGAAATATATGATTATGCTCAGCTTTCTACAGAAGTGATTAATAGTAGAGGGGAGCGATCTGGTATCAAGCGTTTGGCGGTAGTACGTCTAGACGTAGATGATCTAGGTGCTGCTTTCATGGCAGGCTATTCGGTTCAAGGGAATGGTTCTTACAATACGTTCTCCAGGACGGCTAGTTTCTCTAGAAGTATGAGCCAATTTTTCAAAGTCTATATCAATCAATTTGCGTCTGGAAAATCCATATCGATTATCTATTCAGGAGGCGATGATGTCTTTGCTATTGGGACCTGGCAGGATATTATTACTTTTACAATTGAGTTGCGCCAGCAATTTATTAACTGGACCAATGGTAAATTAACCTTGTCAGCGGGTATTGGTCTCTTCACAGACAAGACTCCGATTAGCTTGATGGCGAGGGAGACAGGGTATTTGGAAGAGGCTGCTAAGTCTAATGATAAGGATAGTATTAGTCTATTTGCTGAAGAGTTTACCTTTAAATTTGATGATTTTATTCAGAGAGTTTATGGGAACTATCTGACAAAGGTTCGGACTTTCTTTAATACCATGGATGATTATGGAAAATCCTTCCTGTATCGTTTGATTGAACTCCTACGGAGTACAGACCGATTGGATATAGCTCGGGCGGCTTATTACTTAACACGGTTAGAAGAAAAGGCCAAGGGAGAAAACGAGGAGCTGTTCAAAGAGTTCAAAGTCTTCTTTATGAATGTGGCTATGTCTAATCAAGCAGCAAAAAAAGAGCTAGAAATGGCTCTCACTCTATATGTTTATGAAATAAGAAAGGATAGCTAA